One bacterium DNA segment encodes these proteins:
- a CDS encoding class I SAM-dependent methyltransferase, with product MWQNNYNWEKQGNEWSQTWGTPRMEWFATLLPRLQSFVPANSILEIAPGYGRWTHFLKDLCKKLTVVDLSAQCIQACQKRFSENTHITYHVNDGKSLDMIEDNSLDFVFSFDSLVHAEDAVLETYLDQLSHKLKKDGAIFMHHSNLGSRLDLLKKPEFERAWRDTTMTAEKFSIFCDSTGLQCISQELINWANPSDCLIDCFSIAVPKNSKWSRPLQISENGHFMAEAKAVSKLAPLYDFHSK from the coding sequence ATGTGGCAAAACAATTATAACTGGGAAAAACAAGGCAATGAATGGTCCCAGACCTGGGGCACGCCCCGCATGGAATGGTTTGCTACACTGTTGCCACGACTCCAATCCTTTGTTCCAGCAAACAGCATCCTGGAAATTGCCCCTGGCTATGGACGCTGGACCCACTTTCTAAAGGATTTATGCAAAAAGCTGACAGTGGTCGATTTATCTGCACAATGTATTCAGGCCTGTCAAAAACGATTCTCTGAAAACACCCATATCACCTACCATGTTAATGACGGCAAGTCTTTGGATATGATTGAAGATAATTCGCTTGATTTCGTCTTTAGCTTCGACTCCTTGGTACATGCTGAAGACGCTGTTTTAGAAACATACTTAGACCAGTTGAGCCACAAACTAAAAAAAGACGGGGCTATTTTTATGCATCATTCCAACCTGGGAAGCCGCTTGGATTTATTGAAAAAACCGGAATTTGAACGGGCCTGGCGCGATACCACTATGACAGCAGAAAAGTTCTCCATTTTTTGCGACAGCACCGGATTGCAATGCATCAGCCAGGAATTAATCAACTGGGCCAATCCTTCAGATTGCCTCATTGATTGCTTTTCCATTGCTGTACCGAAAAATTCAAAATGGTCACGCCCTTTGCAAATCTCGGAAAATGGTCACTTTATGGCCGAGGCCAAAGCTGTTTCCAAACTGGCACCGCTATATGATTTTCATTCAAAATAG